Proteins co-encoded in one Kutzneria chonburiensis genomic window:
- the phoU gene encoding phosphate signaling complex protein PhoU, whose amino-acid sequence MREAYHDQLGDLAGQLSNMCGLVGDAMEQATKALLDADLAIAERVISGDAKIDDARAKCEEDAYSLLALQAPVATDLRTVLSVIHAAESLERMGDLALHVAKAARRRHPASVLPDEVRGYFEEMGRIAVDLARKAQEVIRTQDVDLARRLDDEDDAMDDLHRHLFSVIMDKEWGHGVPSAVDITLLGRFYERFGDHAVSVAKRTVFVVTGRMPGYPSAADDL is encoded by the coding sequence ATGCGTGAGGCTTACCACGACCAGCTCGGCGACCTCGCTGGCCAGCTGTCGAACATGTGCGGTTTGGTCGGCGACGCCATGGAGCAGGCGACCAAGGCGTTGCTGGACGCGGATCTCGCGATCGCGGAGCGAGTGATCAGCGGCGACGCGAAGATCGATGACGCGCGGGCCAAGTGCGAGGAGGACGCCTACTCGCTGCTCGCGCTGCAGGCGCCCGTCGCGACCGACCTGCGCACGGTGCTGTCCGTCATCCACGCAGCGGAAAGCCTGGAGCGGATGGGCGACCTGGCCCTGCACGTGGCCAAGGCCGCGCGCCGCCGGCACCCGGCGTCGGTGCTGCCGGACGAGGTGCGGGGCTACTTCGAGGAGATGGGGCGGATCGCCGTCGACCTGGCCCGCAAGGCCCAGGAGGTGATCCGCACGCAGGACGTGGACCTGGCCCGTCGCCTCGACGACGAGGACGACGCCATGGACGACCTGCACCGGCACCTGTTCTCCGTGATCATGGACAAGGAGTGGGGGCATGGCGTGCCCTCGGCGGTGGACATCACCCTGCTCGGCCGGTTCTACGAGCGCTTCGGCGACCACGCCGTCTCGGTGGCCAAGCGCACCGTGTTCGTGGTCACCGGCCGCATGCCCGGCTACCCCAGCGCCGCGGACGACCTGTAA
- the pstC gene encoding phosphate ABC transporter permease subunit PstC — protein sequence MTSDSGQPGARTAAPRRPGDTIFRTLTTGAGLAIVIAIALIGIFLLIKAVPSLLADKANFLFSADFITTDANNLMFGIRDLLIVTVLSSLVALVIAMPVSLGIALFLTQYAPARLSRPFAYLVDLLAAVPSIVYGLWGILVLGPALEPFETWLNHVFGWFPLFATGNIPLAGAGTIFTVGVVLAVMLLPIITSVTREVFRQTPVMQIEGALALGATKWEVIRTTVLPFGRSGYIAASMLGLGRALGETVAVLLILHASPKSSGFSLFDGGYTFASKIASAASEFNQALSTGAYIAAGLVLFILTFVVNAVARSIARGKAAA from the coding sequence ATGACCTCCGACAGCGGTCAACCAGGTGCCCGGACCGCGGCCCCGCGCCGCCCCGGCGACACGATCTTCCGCACGCTGACCACCGGCGCCGGCCTCGCGATCGTGATCGCGATCGCGCTGATCGGGATCTTCCTGCTGATCAAGGCGGTCCCGTCGCTGCTGGCCGACAAGGCCAACTTCCTGTTCAGCGCCGACTTCATCACCACCGACGCCAACAACCTGATGTTCGGCATCAGGGACCTGTTGATCGTGACGGTGCTCAGCTCGCTGGTCGCGCTGGTCATCGCGATGCCGGTCTCGCTGGGCATCGCCCTGTTCCTCACCCAGTACGCGCCGGCCCGGCTGTCCCGGCCGTTCGCGTACCTGGTCGACCTGCTGGCCGCGGTGCCGTCCATCGTGTACGGCCTGTGGGGCATTCTGGTGCTCGGCCCGGCGCTTGAGCCGTTCGAGACCTGGCTGAACCACGTGTTCGGCTGGTTCCCGCTGTTCGCCACCGGCAACATCCCGCTGGCCGGCGCCGGCACCATCTTCACCGTCGGCGTGGTGCTCGCGGTGATGCTGCTGCCGATCATCACCTCGGTCACCCGTGAGGTGTTCCGGCAGACCCCGGTGATGCAGATCGAGGGCGCGCTGGCGCTCGGCGCCACCAAGTGGGAGGTCATCCGGACCACGGTGCTGCCGTTCGGGCGCAGCGGCTACATCGCGGCCTCCATGCTCGGCCTCGGCCGGGCGCTCGGTGAGACCGTCGCCGTGCTGCTCATCCTGCACGCCTCGCCCAAGTCGTCCGGGTTCAGCCTGTTCGACGGCGGCTACACGTTCGCGTCCAAGATCGCCTCGGCCGCGTCCGAGTTCAATCAGGCGCTGTCCACCGGCGCCTACATCGCGGCCGGCCTCGTGCTGTTCATCCTGACCTTCGTCGTCAACGCGGTGGCCCGGTCCATCGCCCGCGGGAAGGCGGCGGCATGA
- the pstS gene encoding phosphate ABC transporter substrate-binding protein PstS, whose product MKRHGVALGIMAAGALLLTACGSDNNNAGATGGSSTTSSTSAGPKVDCSGKKTLKASGSTAQKNAMDLFVKAYNNACDGNDVNYTANGSGAGVSDFTGKQTDFAGSDSALDPAKGEPDKAAASCGSPAWDLPVVFGPITVVYNVKGVSDLNLDATTTAKIFDGEIKTWNDDAIKKLNPSATLPSTAISVVYRSDQSGTTDNFQQYLTSAGGWTKGKGKTFNGGVGSGASGNPAVATSLGQTDGGIAYVEWSFAQANKLNIASIVTTAGGTPVKVSADSVGKAIASAKFKNPSGNDLSLDLSSIHKSTAAGAYPLLLATYEIVCSKYADPATGKAVKAFLSTAINAGQADLATNGYAPLPDTLKAKLTTAIDAIS is encoded by the coding sequence ATGAAGCGGCACGGCGTCGCGCTGGGCATCATGGCGGCAGGCGCCCTCCTGCTCACCGCCTGTGGCAGCGACAACAACAACGCAGGCGCGACGGGCGGCTCTTCCACCACCAGCAGCACCTCGGCCGGGCCGAAGGTGGACTGCTCGGGCAAGAAAACGCTCAAGGCCAGCGGCTCCACCGCGCAGAAGAACGCGATGGACCTGTTCGTCAAGGCGTACAACAACGCCTGCGACGGCAACGACGTCAACTACACGGCCAACGGCTCCGGCGCCGGCGTGTCGGACTTCACCGGCAAGCAGACCGACTTCGCCGGCTCCGACTCGGCGCTCGACCCGGCCAAGGGCGAGCCCGACAAGGCCGCCGCCTCCTGCGGCAGCCCGGCCTGGGACCTGCCGGTCGTCTTCGGCCCGATCACGGTCGTCTACAACGTCAAGGGCGTGTCCGACCTCAACCTGGACGCCACCACCACCGCCAAGATCTTCGACGGTGAGATCAAGACCTGGAACGACGACGCGATCAAGAAGCTCAACCCGAGCGCGACGCTGCCCAGCACCGCGATCAGCGTGGTCTACCGGTCCGACCAGTCCGGCACCACCGACAACTTCCAGCAGTACCTGACCAGCGCCGGCGGCTGGACCAAGGGCAAGGGCAAGACGTTCAACGGCGGCGTCGGCTCCGGCGCGTCGGGCAACCCGGCCGTGGCCACCTCGCTCGGCCAGACCGACGGCGGCATCGCCTACGTCGAGTGGTCCTTCGCGCAGGCCAACAAGCTGAACATCGCCTCCATCGTCACCACCGCAGGCGGCACCCCGGTCAAGGTCAGCGCGGACAGCGTCGGCAAGGCCATCGCCAGCGCCAAGTTCAAGAACCCGAGCGGCAACGACCTCTCGCTGGACCTGAGCTCGATCCACAAGAGCACCGCCGCCGGCGCCTACCCGCTGCTGCTGGCCACCTACGAGATCGTCTGCTCCAAGTACGCGGACCCGGCCACCGGCAAGGCGGTCAAGGCGTTCCTGAGCACGGCCATCAACGCGGGCCAGGCCGACCTCGCCACCAACGGCTACGCCCCGCTGCCGGACACGCTGAAGGCCAAGCTGACCACCGCGATCGACGCCATCAGCTGA
- the pstB gene encoding phosphate ABC transporter ATP-binding protein PstB: MAKRIDVKDLNIFYGKFHAVDRVTLAVPPRSVTAFIGPSGCGKSTVLRSLNRMHEVTPGARVEGKVLLDGEDIYASTVDPVEVRRTIGMVFQRPNPFPTMSIRDNVVAGLRLGGVRNKKQLDEVAERSLRGANLWAEVSDRLDKPGGSLSGGQQQRLCIARAIAVQPDVLLMDEPCSALDPISTLAIEDLIGELKKEFTIVIVTHNMQQAARVSDQTAFFNLHGVGQPGRLVEIDDTEKIFSNPGQQATEDYISGRFG; this comes from the coding sequence ATGGCCAAGCGGATCGACGTCAAGGACCTGAACATCTTCTACGGCAAGTTCCACGCCGTGGACCGGGTCACCCTGGCGGTGCCGCCGCGCAGCGTGACCGCGTTCATCGGGCCTTCGGGTTGCGGCAAGTCCACCGTGCTGCGCTCGCTGAACCGGATGCACGAGGTCACCCCCGGCGCCCGCGTCGAGGGCAAGGTGCTGCTGGACGGCGAGGACATCTATGCGTCCACTGTGGACCCGGTCGAGGTGCGGCGCACCATCGGCATGGTCTTCCAGCGCCCCAACCCGTTCCCCACCATGTCCATCCGGGACAACGTGGTCGCGGGCCTGCGGCTGGGCGGCGTGCGCAACAAGAAGCAGCTCGACGAGGTGGCCGAGCGCTCGCTGCGCGGGGCCAACCTGTGGGCCGAGGTCTCCGACCGCCTCGACAAGCCCGGCGGCAGCCTCTCCGGCGGTCAGCAGCAGCGTCTGTGCATCGCCCGGGCCATCGCCGTGCAGCCCGACGTGCTGCTGATGGACGAGCCCTGCTCGGCCCTCGACCCCATCTCCACGCTGGCCATCGAGGACCTCATCGGTGAGCTGAAGAAGGAGTTCACGATCGTCATCGTCACCCACAACATGCAGCAGGCCGCGCGGGTGAGCGACCAGACGGCGTTCTTCAACCTGCACGGCGTCGGCCAGCCCGGTCGGCTGGTCGAGATCGACGACACCGAGAAGATCTTCTCCAACCCCGGCCAGCAGGCCACCGAGGACTACATCTCCGGCCGCTTCGGCTGA
- the dusB gene encoding tRNA dihydrouridine synthase DusB → MSTSAMTLRIGPYTVDPPVVLAPMAGITNTAFRQLCRQYGAGLYVCEMITTRALVERDATTMHMITFHPDEQPRSLQLYGVDPVTMGKAVQMIVDEDLADHIDMNFGCPVPKVTRKGGGAALPYKRRLFGDIVAAAVKAAEPAGIPVTVKFRIGIDDENLTYLDAGRIAEAEGAQAVALHARTASQRYSGQADWSAVARLKEAVKTIPVLGNGDIFKAQDALDMVAKTGCDGVVVGRGCLGRPWLFGELQAAFRGEPLPEGPKLGEVAGIMRRHAELLTEHYDEHKGLRDLRKHMAWYLHGFPVGSTLRRGFAMVSNLQELDDLIGQLDHDVPFPAEAEGPRGRQGSAAKVVLPEGWLDDPEDASVPAGAEMMHSGG, encoded by the coding sequence ATGAGCACCTCGGCGATGACCCTTCGGATCGGCCCGTACACGGTCGACCCGCCGGTGGTGCTCGCGCCGATGGCGGGGATCACCAACACGGCCTTCCGTCAGCTGTGCCGGCAGTACGGGGCGGGCCTGTACGTGTGCGAGATGATCACGACGCGGGCGCTGGTGGAGCGAGACGCCACGACGATGCACATGATCACGTTCCACCCGGACGAGCAGCCGAGGTCGCTGCAGCTGTACGGGGTGGATCCGGTGACGATGGGCAAAGCGGTCCAGATGATCGTGGACGAGGATCTGGCCGATCACATCGACATGAACTTCGGGTGCCCGGTGCCGAAGGTGACGCGCAAGGGCGGGGGCGCGGCGCTGCCGTACAAGCGGCGGCTGTTCGGGGACATCGTGGCGGCGGCGGTGAAGGCCGCGGAGCCGGCGGGGATTCCGGTGACGGTGAAGTTCCGGATCGGGATCGACGACGAGAACCTGACCTACCTGGACGCCGGCCGGATCGCGGAGGCGGAGGGGGCGCAAGCGGTTGCGCTGCACGCCCGGACGGCATCGCAGCGGTACTCGGGCCAGGCGGACTGGTCGGCGGTCGCCCGGCTGAAGGAAGCCGTGAAGACGATCCCGGTGCTGGGCAACGGGGACATCTTCAAGGCCCAGGATGCCCTGGACATGGTGGCGAAGACGGGCTGCGACGGCGTGGTGGTGGGCCGGGGCTGCCTGGGACGGCCCTGGCTGTTCGGCGAGCTTCAGGCGGCGTTCCGAGGGGAACCGCTGCCGGAAGGCCCGAAGCTGGGTGAGGTGGCGGGGATCATGCGCCGTCACGCTGAGCTGCTGACGGAACACTACGACGAGCACAAAGGCCTGCGTGACCTGCGCAAACACATGGCCTGGTACCTGCACGGCTTCCCGGTGGGCTCGACGCTGCGCCGCGGCTTCGCGATGGTCTCGAACCTCCAGGAACTGGACGACCTGATCGGCCAACTGGACCACGACGTGCCCTTCCCGGCGGAGGCGGAAGGCCCCCGCGGCCGTCAGGGCTCGGCGGCGAAGGTGGTGCTGCCGGAGGGCTGGCTGGACGACCCGGAAGACGCAAGCGTGCCGGCGGGCGCCGAGATGATGCACAGCGGCGGCTGA
- a CDS encoding GGDEF domain-containing protein — protein sequence MTASSQPDVSEPDGQQADGGLVNLHEKLAGLLASRGQWREAYDHLRSALDLIYQDTAGGKPAVPEQLRREVDRLRREHAEAHEQSIRDSLTASYNRRYLDQRLVAMLTEQTGALAVALVDLDWFKQVNDRYGHLVGDRVLQQVVELLQVEEPAFCARYGGEEFVLVLPDTDQATAVDIAEAARDRVERHDWSAMAPGLRVTVSVGVAHEVGGSCENGAEHQLLQADSLLYSAKQSGRNAVAYRENGRVRLAGPAAGRRAIADVRVAEHF from the coding sequence GTGACCGCGTCATCACAGCCCGACGTCTCCGAACCGGACGGCCAGCAGGCCGACGGCGGACTGGTCAACCTGCACGAGAAGCTCGCGGGTCTGCTCGCCTCCCGTGGCCAGTGGCGCGAGGCGTACGACCACCTGCGCTCCGCCCTCGACCTGATCTACCAGGACACGGCGGGCGGCAAGCCGGCGGTGCCGGAGCAGCTGCGCCGCGAGGTGGACCGGCTGCGCCGCGAGCACGCCGAGGCGCACGAGCAGAGCATCCGCGACAGCCTCACGGCCAGCTACAACCGCCGCTACCTGGACCAGCGCCTGGTGGCGATGCTGACCGAGCAGACCGGGGCGCTGGCGGTCGCCCTGGTCGACCTGGACTGGTTCAAGCAGGTCAACGACCGCTACGGGCACCTGGTGGGGGATCGGGTCCTCCAACAAGTCGTGGAACTTCTCCAGGTGGAGGAGCCGGCCTTCTGCGCCCGCTACGGCGGCGAGGAGTTCGTGCTGGTCCTGCCGGACACCGACCAGGCAACGGCGGTGGACATCGCCGAGGCGGCCCGGGACCGGGTGGAGCGGCACGACTGGTCGGCGATGGCCCCGGGCCTGCGGGTCACGGTCAGCGTCGGCGTGGCCCACGAGGTGGGCGGCAGCTGCGAGAACGGCGCGGAGCACCAGCTGCTGCAGGCGGACAGCCTGCTCTACTCGGCGAAGCAGTCGGGGCGCAACGCGGTCGCCTACCGCGAGAACGGCCGGGTCCGGCTGGCCGGTCCGGCGGCCGGCCGGCGGGCGATCGCCGACGTGCGGGTGGCCGAGCACTTCTGA
- a CDS encoding DUF4143 domain-containing protein produces the protein MPRLYHFRDRDGYEVDAVLEDNAGRVIAIEVKAAETVRTDDFRALRLLQRRLGDRFRAGFVLYCGDQQLPFGENLACLPISALWTASPE, from the coding sequence ATGCCCCGCCTGTACCACTTTCGGGACCGTGACGGCTACGAGGTCGACGCGGTGCTGGAGGACAACGCCGGGCGGGTGATCGCCATCGAGGTCAAGGCGGCCGAGACCGTGCGGACCGACGACTTCCGGGCCCTGCGACTGCTCCAGCGTCGTCTCGGCGACCGCTTCCGCGCCGGCTTCGTCCTCTACTGCGGTGACCAGCAACTCCCGTTCGGTGAGAACCTCGCCTGCCTCCCGATCAGTGCGCTGTGGACCGCATCGCCGGAGTGA
- the pstA gene encoding phosphate ABC transporter permease PstA: MTTTASTLDRPATPPAFQAISGSRKAKNILATVLVTAAFLVALVPLVWLLVTVIARGYSALLSSDWWTHSLKGVLPKEFAGGAYHAIIGTLLQTLVCAVIAVPIGVLAAVYLVEYGRGRLARVTTFMVDILSGVPSIVAALFIYALWISTLGLDQSAIAVSLALVLLMLPVVVRSTEEMLRLVPQELREASYALGVPKWKTIVRIVLPTALSGVVTGVMLAMARVMGETAPVLVLVGYSKSINFNIFDGNMTSLPLLIYNELNNPNPAGQLRVWGAALTLIILIMLFNLVAALVSRFSAIKTK, translated from the coding sequence ATGACCACCACAGCGTCCACTTTGGACCGTCCGGCCACGCCGCCGGCGTTCCAGGCCATCAGCGGCTCCCGCAAGGCCAAGAACATCCTGGCCACCGTGCTGGTGACGGCGGCGTTCCTGGTCGCGCTGGTGCCGTTGGTGTGGCTGCTGGTCACCGTGATCGCGCGCGGCTACTCGGCCCTGCTGTCCAGCGACTGGTGGACCCACTCGCTCAAGGGCGTGCTGCCCAAGGAGTTCGCCGGCGGCGCGTACCACGCGATCATCGGCACCCTGCTGCAGACGCTGGTGTGCGCGGTGATCGCGGTGCCGATCGGCGTGCTGGCCGCGGTCTACCTGGTGGAGTACGGCCGGGGCCGGCTGGCCCGGGTCACCACCTTCATGGTCGACATCCTCTCCGGTGTGCCGTCGATCGTGGCCGCGCTGTTCATCTACGCCCTGTGGATCAGCACCCTCGGGTTGGACCAGAGCGCCATCGCCGTGTCGCTGGCGTTGGTGCTGCTGATGCTGCCGGTGGTGGTGCGATCCACCGAGGAGATGCTGCGGCTGGTGCCGCAGGAGCTGCGCGAGGCCTCGTACGCGCTGGGCGTGCCCAAGTGGAAGACGATCGTGCGGATCGTGCTGCCGACCGCGCTGTCCGGCGTGGTCACCGGCGTGATGCTGGCGATGGCCAGGGTGATGGGCGAGACCGCGCCGGTGCTGGTGCTGGTCGGCTACTCGAAGTCGATCAACTTCAACATCTTCGACGGCAACATGACCTCGCTGCCGCTGCTGATCTACAACGAGCTGAACAACCCCAACCCCGCGGGCCAGCTGCGGGTGTGGGGCGCGGCGCTGACCCTGATCATCCTGATCATGCTGTTCAACCTCGTGGCCGCCCTCGTGTCGCGGTTCTCGGCCATCAAGACGAAGTGA
- a CDS encoding LCP family protein produces the protein MPDDPRFGGTGPDGAADSYDTPDQEPTGRRSRRRRSMEASGGLSVSDLVQRHTGSRPNLPRPTPPDPEPPVDRTPARPPRRRAAQPEPPAVQPPVPPTSAGHRSDPGTGQRLSPVTPPAEQTSGRRALREDPIAAARQGRQAALDGVRPGESTGRRALPDPEPEPEDDDETTTLRPGRRAAEAAQARRNALTPPGEPSGRRTPPGEATGRRAAVTPPAEATGRRAMVSPPPGEATGRRAAVTPPNEAPGRRPAGPPPTDRRGMPPAGPRPGESSLSNMRRPAPPGGRPVPPPGEATGRRPVVPPAPPNGAPPNGMPPAGPRPGESSLSNMRRPIPPGGRPAIPPGESSGPRPVLPPNGMPRPQDRLDPDLEQTTIAPQDEPLVDEPVDEVDAPPKPERREDIELAALTTEMEPIGEEVQRRRKVDQTLARFSAVHDEMQAEEAKRRNRQKKYMPWIDTDDEMPPPPPPAADEVEEPEDDPEFDMDPAEIERARAKRRMIGLAIKVVAIAAAAIVLIVCGIAWGSVKEWTGSDIKQVDALDPNSSAITAADKQRGTDNFLLAGSNIVLVAHVPADRKRVVFVSFPAGLQLSQPPCGPAQLSGALAAGGPQCVTQDVQKISGLLINHFMTMNSDGLKGIVDAIGNVELCVKNPLQDGQLGSILAGTGPQPVDGDAAVKIVKARSVAGDSSPDLGQIRRQQRLMGAILRSAIQGQVLLDPAKLNGLLSAVSRNATGDNVGVDQLSSLAQSVQGVGPDQVVFTSVPVNGTPEATKSLFNAVINGTPLPSEGATAGGPLVDPKSMKIQVVNGSGQGNLPSNTANSLGRQGFQVVSVGRVDAIDHTTVKYAPGREAQARTLSAAVPGSKLVEDSSLAGAVQLVTGPDFNGDVVAPQQPQNNQQASDVSTISGADGSCQ, from the coding sequence GTGCCCGACGATCCCCGCTTCGGCGGCACCGGTCCCGATGGTGCCGCGGACTCGTACGACACCCCGGACCAGGAGCCCACCGGACGTAGGAGCCGCAGGCGCAGGTCCATGGAGGCCTCGGGCGGCCTGAGCGTGTCCGACCTGGTCCAGCGGCACACCGGATCACGGCCGAACCTGCCCCGCCCGACCCCGCCGGACCCCGAGCCGCCGGTCGACCGGACGCCGGCCCGGCCCCCGCGCCGTCGGGCCGCGCAGCCGGAGCCGCCGGCGGTCCAGCCACCCGTTCCGCCTACCTCGGCCGGTCACCGGTCCGACCCCGGAACGGGTCAACGTTTGTCGCCGGTCACGCCGCCGGCCGAGCAGACGTCCGGCCGCCGGGCGCTGCGCGAGGATCCGATCGCCGCCGCGCGCCAGGGCCGCCAGGCCGCGCTGGACGGCGTGCGCCCGGGCGAGTCGACGGGCCGCCGCGCGCTGCCGGACCCCGAGCCGGAGCCCGAGGACGACGACGAGACCACCACGCTGCGTCCCGGTCGCCGGGCCGCGGAGGCGGCACAGGCCCGCCGCAACGCCCTCACGCCTCCTGGAGAGCCCTCAGGCCGCCGTACGCCCCCTGGGGAGGCCACGGGGCGTCGTGCGGCCGTCACGCCGCCGGCTGAGGCCACGGGCCGCCGCGCCATGGTGTCGCCGCCTCCGGGAGAGGCCACGGGCCGCCGGGCCGCCGTCACGCCGCCGAACGAGGCGCCGGGTCGTCGACCGGCCGGGCCGCCGCCCACGGATCGTCGAGGCATGCCGCCTGCGGGCCCGCGCCCGGGCGAGTCGAGCCTGTCCAACATGCGCCGGCCGGCGCCGCCCGGCGGTCGCCCCGTGCCGCCGCCCGGCGAGGCCACCGGACGTCGTCCGGTCGTGCCACCCGCGCCGCCCAACGGAGCGCCGCCCAACGGCATGCCGCCGGCCGGCCCCCGCCCCGGCGAGTCGAGCCTGTCCAACATGCGCCGGCCGATTCCGCCGGGCGGCCGTCCGGCGATCCCGCCGGGCGAGAGCAGTGGCCCCCGGCCGGTGCTGCCGCCCAACGGCATGCCGAGGCCCCAGGACCGCCTCGATCCGGACCTCGAGCAGACCACGATCGCCCCGCAGGACGAGCCGCTGGTGGACGAGCCCGTCGACGAGGTCGACGCGCCGCCCAAGCCGGAGCGCCGCGAGGACATCGAGCTGGCCGCGCTGACCACCGAGATGGAGCCGATCGGCGAGGAGGTGCAGCGCCGCCGCAAGGTGGACCAGACGCTGGCCCGCTTCTCCGCGGTGCACGACGAGATGCAGGCCGAAGAGGCCAAGCGGCGCAACCGGCAGAAGAAGTACATGCCGTGGATCGACACCGACGACGAGATGCCGCCCCCGCCACCGCCGGCGGCCGACGAGGTCGAGGAGCCCGAGGACGACCCCGAGTTCGACATGGACCCGGCGGAGATCGAGCGGGCCCGGGCCAAGCGCCGGATGATCGGCCTGGCGATCAAGGTGGTGGCCATCGCCGCCGCCGCGATAGTGCTGATCGTCTGCGGCATCGCCTGGGGCTCGGTCAAGGAATGGACCGGCTCGGACATCAAGCAGGTCGACGCGCTCGACCCGAACTCGTCGGCGATCACGGCCGCGGACAAGCAGCGGGGCACCGACAACTTCCTGCTGGCCGGCTCGAACATCGTGCTCGTCGCGCACGTGCCGGCCGACCGCAAGCGGGTCGTGTTCGTGTCCTTCCCGGCCGGCCTCCAGTTGAGCCAGCCGCCGTGCGGCCCGGCCCAGCTGTCCGGCGCGCTGGCGGCCGGTGGCCCGCAGTGCGTGACGCAGGACGTGCAGAAGATCTCCGGGCTGCTGATCAACCACTTCATGACGATGAACTCGGACGGCCTCAAGGGCATCGTCGACGCCATCGGCAATGTCGAGCTGTGCGTGAAGAACCCGTTGCAGGACGGGCAGTTGGGCTCGATCCTGGCCGGCACCGGCCCGCAGCCGGTCGACGGCGACGCCGCGGTGAAGATCGTCAAGGCCCGCAGCGTGGCCGGCGACTCGTCGCCCGATCTCGGCCAGATCCGCCGTCAGCAGCGGCTGATGGGGGCCATACTGCGCTCGGCCATCCAGGGCCAGGTGCTGCTGGATCCGGCCAAGCTCAACGGGTTGCTGTCCGCGGTGTCCCGCAACGCCACCGGCGACAACGTCGGCGTCGACCAGCTTTCCTCGCTGGCCCAGTCGGTGCAGGGCGTCGGGCCGGACCAGGTGGTGTTCACCAGCGTGCCGGTGAACGGCACGCCAGAGGCCACGAAGTCGTTGTTCAACGCGGTGATCAACGGAACCCCGCTGCCGTCCGAGGGCGCGACGGCCGGCGGCCCGCTGGTCGACCCGAAGTCGATGAAGATCCAGGTGGTCAACGGGTCCGGGCAGGGCAACCTGCCGAGCAACACGGCCAACTCGTTGGGGCGTCAGGGTTTCCAGGTCGTCTCGGTGGGTCGGGTGGACGCGATCGACCACACCACCGTGAAGTACGCGCCGGGCCGCGAGGCCCAGGCCCGCACGCTGTCGGCGGCGGTGCCGGGCTCCAAGCTGGTGGAGGACTCCTCCCTGGCCGGGGCGGTGCAGCTGGTGACCGGGCCGGACTTCAACGGTGACGTGGTGGCCCCGCAGCAGCCGCAGAACAACCAGCAGGCGTCGGATGTGTCGACGATCAGTGGAGCGGACGGCTCCTGCCAGTGA